A window of Gloeomargarita sp. SKYB120 genomic DNA:
TTTGGCATTGATAACAGGTCAAAATTTTTTAGAAAACTTTATCCCCCAAATGAAAAAGGGGATGATACCCTTAATTTCACAGTTCACTAGGTGCGAACGGGAGGTGTGTTTATGGTTGGCAAAACGGTGCAAGTCAAACCGGGAACTCGCAATCACAAGGGATTTTTCGTCGAGGAAGTGCCCTACACGTTGGTGAATATCAATCCGGCGGGTTGGGCTGTGATTTGTATTGATGATGCCATCTGTCACTTTGTGGACCCTGACGACCTGGAAATCGCTGAAGCTAGCTAAACAAGGCGACTGGCAAGCGTTGCTGAAAACCAGTGAGACCCTGGCCTGAAAAACCAGGGTTTTCTATGATCTCTGGACGCCCGTCACCCGCCTTCTGCCAACAATTCCTGTAGCCGTTTCAACCCCTTTTTCAAGTGGCGCGAGACCGTCACCACACTCACCTTGAGACAGTCTGCCACCTCCTTTTGGGTGAATTCGTGAAAGAAGATAAATTCGAGAATTTGGCGGGTGCGGCTCTCAAGCTGGGCAAGACATTGTTCGAGACGAATCCGGTCTTCCTGGGCCAGTTGAAAACTCCGGTATTCTGGGTCACACACCTGCTCCCCCAAGGACAAGGGCCGACCGTCCTCGTCCCCCACCCGCATATCCAGGCTCAGCAGGGATTGGTTGCGCCAGGCCAGTTGGGCCTCTTGCCACTCCTCGGGAGTAATGCCCAGTTGCTGGGTCAACTCTGCGACGGTTGGTTCCCGTCCCTGCACCTGCCGCCACTGTTCCACCACCTGCATCGCCCGTTGCTGCAACTCCGCCCAGCGCCTCGGCAACCGCAACAGGGGGCTTTGGTCGCGCAAGTAGTGCTGGATAGCTC
This region includes:
- a CDS encoding sigma-70 family RNA polymerase sigma factor; the protein is MPSTAPTASEQDDTSRSQSLAWLKAYRATRSVELRNRLVQANMGLVRREAYRYRQWCQEPHEDLVQVGVLGLIQAIERFDVERGVAFSSFAIPYVRGAIQHYLRDQSPLLRLPRRWAELQQRAMQVVEQWRQVQGREPTVAELTQQLGITPEEWQEAQLAWRNQSLLSLDMRVGDEDGRPLSLGEQVCDPEYRSFQLAQEDRIRLEQCLAQLESRTRQILEFIFFHEFTQKEVADCLKVSVVTVSRHLKKGLKRLQELLAEGG